From the Conger conger chromosome 14, fConCon1.1, whole genome shotgun sequence genome, one window contains:
- the kaznb gene encoding kazrin, periplakin interacting protein b isoform X1, which produces MDDNGQPAECADGAGQSCSHEGAILRTHAAQRPGPGAAEVPATDLSQHNMHDPPWEEAWEEVQEELLLLNQTTDTDKSPVGGAEEVSVTKLWEQLTQRDQELCRAKEALQAMKADRKRLKMEKEDLEKQMQELYATLESREEQLRDFIRNYEQHRKESEDAVKMLAKEKDLLEREKWELKRESKEAIDCANILHSKLQLREKKSKELEAELSIAKQSLSNLTKDVPKRHSLATPTELVAPGNQEWTKQAELPLTAAIRQSQLTLCHGQAIVRNSICHSRQSSIISDTSATEGDRSSSPSDTSSPHHRTHSPCNSVEELEEQKCKKKREVLSLGSLSRVFSRVKQHRSVDPGSKAATLPSAGHDITQQLRLCFHKDDLSRSTDCDH; this is translated from the exons ATGGATGATAACGGACAGCCCGCTGAGTGCGCGGACGGGGCCGGCCAGTCCTGCAGCCATGAGGGGGCCATCCTGCGGACCCATGCAGCACAGCGCCCGGGCCCGGGGGCCGCCGAGGTGCCCGCCACAGACCTCAGCCAGCACAACATGCACG ACCCCCCGTGGGAGGAGGCAtgggaggaggtgcaggaggagctgctgctgctgaatcAGACGACGGACACGGACAAGTCTCCTGTGGGGGGCGCTGAGGAGGTCTCCGTCACCAAGCTTTGGGAGCAGCTGACCCAGAGAGACCAAGAACTGTGCCGTGCGAAGGAGGCCTTACAAG caaTGAAGGCTGACCGGAAGCGATTGAAAATGGAGAAGGAAGACTTGGAGAAGCAAATGCAGGAGCTGTATGCCACACTGGAGAGCCGAGAGGAGCAGCTTAGAGACTTTATCCGCAATTATGAGCAGCACAGGAAG GAGAGTGAGGATGCTGTGAAGATGTTGGCAAAGGAGAAGGACctactggagagagagaagtgggaaCTAAAGAGGGAGAGTAAAGAAGCAATAGACTGTGCCAATATCCTGCACTCCAAGCTTCAGCTGAGagaaaagaagagcaaggagctGGAGGCTGAACTCAGCATT GCAAAGCAGTCCCTGTCAAACCTCACTAAGGATGTTCCCAAGCGCCATTCCCTGGCCACACCCACTGAACTTGTTGCCCCAGGAAACCAGGAATGGACGAAACAGGCAGAACTGCCCCTCACTGCCGCCATTAGACAGAGTCAGCTGACCCTTTGCCATGGGCAAG CAATCGTGAGGAACAGCATATGCCACTCGCGCCAATCATCCATCATTTCTGACACTTCTGCTACTGAGGGCGACCGGTCCTCCTCCCCCAGCGACACCAGCTCCCCCCACCACAGGACACACTCCCCCTGCAAT tcggtggaggagctggaggagcagaaGTGTAAGAAGAAGAGGGAGGTGCTGAGTCTGGGCTCGCTGTCTCGGGTCTTCTCCCGGGTGAAGCAGCACAGGTCTGTGGACCCAG GTTCAAAAGCTGCTACACTGCCATCTGCTGGTCATGATATCACACAACAGCTCAG
- the kaznb gene encoding kazrin, periplakin interacting protein b isoform X2: MDDNGQPAECADGAGQSCSHEGAILRTHAAQRPGPGAAEVPATDLSQHNMHDPPWEEAWEEVQEELLLLNQTTDTDKSPVGGAEEVSVTKLWEQLTQRDQELCRAKEALQAMKADRKRLKMEKEDLEKQMQELYATLESREEQLRDFIRNYEQHRKESEDAVKMLAKEKDLLEREKWELKRESKEAIDCANILHSKLQLREKKSKELEAELSIAKQSLSNLTKDVPKRHSLATPTELVAPGNQEWTKQAELPLTAAIRQSQLTLCHGQAIVRNSICHSRQSSIISDTSATEGDRSSSPSDTSSPHHRTHSPCNSVEELEEQKCKKKREVLSLGSLSRVFSRVKQHRFKSCYTAICWS, translated from the exons ATGGATGATAACGGACAGCCCGCTGAGTGCGCGGACGGGGCCGGCCAGTCCTGCAGCCATGAGGGGGCCATCCTGCGGACCCATGCAGCACAGCGCCCGGGCCCGGGGGCCGCCGAGGTGCCCGCCACAGACCTCAGCCAGCACAACATGCACG ACCCCCCGTGGGAGGAGGCAtgggaggaggtgcaggaggagctgctgctgctgaatcAGACGACGGACACGGACAAGTCTCCTGTGGGGGGCGCTGAGGAGGTCTCCGTCACCAAGCTTTGGGAGCAGCTGACCCAGAGAGACCAAGAACTGTGCCGTGCGAAGGAGGCCTTACAAG caaTGAAGGCTGACCGGAAGCGATTGAAAATGGAGAAGGAAGACTTGGAGAAGCAAATGCAGGAGCTGTATGCCACACTGGAGAGCCGAGAGGAGCAGCTTAGAGACTTTATCCGCAATTATGAGCAGCACAGGAAG GAGAGTGAGGATGCTGTGAAGATGTTGGCAAAGGAGAAGGACctactggagagagagaagtgggaaCTAAAGAGGGAGAGTAAAGAAGCAATAGACTGTGCCAATATCCTGCACTCCAAGCTTCAGCTGAGagaaaagaagagcaaggagctGGAGGCTGAACTCAGCATT GCAAAGCAGTCCCTGTCAAACCTCACTAAGGATGTTCCCAAGCGCCATTCCCTGGCCACACCCACTGAACTTGTTGCCCCAGGAAACCAGGAATGGACGAAACAGGCAGAACTGCCCCTCACTGCCGCCATTAGACAGAGTCAGCTGACCCTTTGCCATGGGCAAG CAATCGTGAGGAACAGCATATGCCACTCGCGCCAATCATCCATCATTTCTGACACTTCTGCTACTGAGGGCGACCGGTCCTCCTCCCCCAGCGACACCAGCTCCCCCCACCACAGGACACACTCCCCCTGCAAT tcggtggaggagctggaggagcagaaGTGTAAGAAGAAGAGGGAGGTGCTGAGTCTGGGCTCGCTGTCTCGGGTCTTCTCCCGGGTGAAGCAGCACAG GTTCAAAAGCTGCTACACTGCCATCTGCTGGTCATGA